The Hypanus sabinus isolate sHypSab1 chromosome 5, sHypSab1.hap1, whole genome shotgun sequence genome has a segment encoding these proteins:
- the LOC132394192 gene encoding sialidase-4-like isoform X2 has protein sequence MLSNFLLQQRSWYLLYNCKMFYLSIKMACSDSLCKTDLFKKSTGTGGFRIPALLHIPDSNILLAFAESRRGPKDESADLLYLRCCEYNKSSEDFQWEDAKPIQSAQLGNCRSMNPCPVYEKKKKTVFLFFIAVEGSTSEQEQIRSQKNAAQLCYVTSVDNGQTWGDIINLTDNGAKAEPCIGVTINTWATFALGPGHGIQLNSGRLVIPANAHVVESNEIGVRAFTFYSDDGGKCWEIGKFISGEECGECQVVSLDQANGSSGQALIYCNARNNKADKNQYRVEAFSNDGGKTFTEGKLVTQLAEYSAGCHGSIISFPASDISHIQNYPDLVTYHTQKGGDASNFDVMLFSHITNSNPRRDLGIYLCTYSGDPQTQTKPYPGDRLTWTNPWVFFPDESAYSELAFVKLPEERNPVVTCLFECGKNTDMISFCVLQIDDIIEKTVKKMNDTQNPEVDKCTISKCFHCCCC, from the exons ATGTTGAGCAACTTCCTCCTTCAGCAGAGAAGTTGGTATCTTTTATATAACTGCAAAATGTTCTACCTTTCTATCAAGATGGCTTGTTCAGATTCTTTGTGCAAAACCGATCTGTTCAAGAAAAGCACAGGAACGGGTGGATTTCGAATTCCTGCACTGCTCCACATTCCAGACTCAAACATACTTCTGGCCTTTGCAGAGAGCAGACGCGGCCCCAAAGATGAAAGTGCTGACCTGTTGTACCTGCGATGCTGCGAATATAATAAATCTTCAGAAGATTTTCAG TGGGAGGATGCAAAACCTATCCAGTCTGCACAACTAGGGAATTGCCGATCCATGAATCCTTGTCCCGTCTAtgagaaaaaaaagaagacaGTCTTTCTCTTCTTCATTGCAGTCGAAGGATCAACATCAGAGCAAGAGCAGATCAGAAGTCAAAAAAATGCTGCACAACTTTGTTATGTTACTAGTGTCGACAATGGACAGACGTGGGGTGACATTATAAACCTAACAGACAACGGTGCCAAAGCAGAGCCTTGTATAGGTGTCACCATCAATACATGGGCAACATTTGCCCTGGGTCCAGGCCACGGTATTCAGCTAAACAGTGGACGTCTTGTTATCCCTGCCAATGCTCACGTGGTAGAGTCCAATGAAATCGGGGTACGGGCTTTCACTTTCTACAGTGATGATGGTGGGAAGTGCTGGGAAATTGGCAAATTTATATCTggggaggagtgtggggaatgtCAGGTGGTGTCATTGGATCAAGCCAATGGATCCAGTGGGCAGGCTTTAATATATTGCAATGCTCGGAACAATAAAGCAGATAAGAATCAGTATCGGGTGGAAGCCTTCAGTAATGATGGTGGGAAAACCTTCACAGAAGGGAAACTGGTGACACAGCTGgctgaatattcagcaggttgcCATGGCAGTATCATCAGTTTTCCTGCCTCAGACATTTCACATATCCAAAACTATCCTGACCTTGTAACGTACCACACTCAAAAGGGAGGTGATGCTTCAAATTTTGACGTTATGTTGTTCTCACACATCACAAACTCCAACCCACGGAGGGATTTAGGAATTTACCTTTGTACTTATTCTGGTGACCCTCAAACCCAGACAAAACCTTATCCTGGTGACCGTCTTACCTGGACAAACCCTTGGGTCTTTTTCCCTGATGAAAGTGCCTACTCAGAACTGGCATTTGTTAAACTTCCAGAGGAAAGAAATCCTGTTGTTACTTGTTTGTTTGAATGCGGGAAAAACACCGATATGATCTCATTTTGTGTTTTGCAAATTGATGATATTATTGAGAAAACTGTAAAGAAAATGAATGATACTCAGAATCCAGAAGTAGACAAATGCACAATTAGTAAATGCTTTCATTGCTGTTGCtgctag
- the LOC132394192 gene encoding sialidase-4-like isoform X4 yields MKAADQRGMNLCKQMACSDSLCKTDLFKKSTGTGGFRIPALLHIPDSNILLAFAESRRGPKDESADLLYLRCCEYNKSSEDFQWEDAKPIQSAQLGNCRSMNPCPVYEKKKKTVFLFFIAVEGSTSEQEQIRSQKNAAQLCYVTSVDNGQTWGDIINLTDNGAKAEPCIGVTINTWATFALGPGHGIQLNSGRLVIPANAHVVESNEIGVRAFTFYSDDGGKCWEIGKFISGEECGECQVVSLDQANGSSGQALIYCNARNNKADKNQYRVEAFSNDGGKTFTEGKLVTQLAEYSAGCHGSIISFPASDISHIQNYPDLVTYHTQKGGDASNFDVMLFSHITNSNPRRDLGIYLCTYSGDPQTQTKPYPGDRLTWTNPWVFFPDESAYSELAFVKLPEERNPVVTCLFECGKNTDMISFCVLQIDDIIEKTVKKMNDTQNPEVDKCTISKCFHCCCC; encoded by the exons ATGAAGGCGGCTGACCAAAGGGGAATGAATCTTTGCAAACAG ATGGCTTGTTCAGATTCTTTGTGCAAAACCGATCTGTTCAAGAAAAGCACAGGAACGGGTGGATTTCGAATTCCTGCACTGCTCCACATTCCAGACTCAAACATACTTCTGGCCTTTGCAGAGAGCAGACGCGGCCCCAAAGATGAAAGTGCTGACCTGTTGTACCTGCGATGCTGCGAATATAATAAATCTTCAGAAGATTTTCAG TGGGAGGATGCAAAACCTATCCAGTCTGCACAACTAGGGAATTGCCGATCCATGAATCCTTGTCCCGTCTAtgagaaaaaaaagaagacaGTCTTTCTCTTCTTCATTGCAGTCGAAGGATCAACATCAGAGCAAGAGCAGATCAGAAGTCAAAAAAATGCTGCACAACTTTGTTATGTTACTAGTGTCGACAATGGACAGACGTGGGGTGACATTATAAACCTAACAGACAACGGTGCCAAAGCAGAGCCTTGTATAGGTGTCACCATCAATACATGGGCAACATTTGCCCTGGGTCCAGGCCACGGTATTCAGCTAAACAGTGGACGTCTTGTTATCCCTGCCAATGCTCACGTGGTAGAGTCCAATGAAATCGGGGTACGGGCTTTCACTTTCTACAGTGATGATGGTGGGAAGTGCTGGGAAATTGGCAAATTTATATCTggggaggagtgtggggaatgtCAGGTGGTGTCATTGGATCAAGCCAATGGATCCAGTGGGCAGGCTTTAATATATTGCAATGCTCGGAACAATAAAGCAGATAAGAATCAGTATCGGGTGGAAGCCTTCAGTAATGATGGTGGGAAAACCTTCACAGAAGGGAAACTGGTGACACAGCTGgctgaatattcagcaggttgcCATGGCAGTATCATCAGTTTTCCTGCCTCAGACATTTCACATATCCAAAACTATCCTGACCTTGTAACGTACCACACTCAAAAGGGAGGTGATGCTTCAAATTTTGACGTTATGTTGTTCTCACACATCACAAACTCCAACCCACGGAGGGATTTAGGAATTTACCTTTGTACTTATTCTGGTGACCCTCAAACCCAGACAAAACCTTATCCTGGTGACCGTCTTACCTGGACAAACCCTTGGGTCTTTTTCCCTGATGAAAGTGCCTACTCAGAACTGGCATTTGTTAAACTTCCAGAGGAAAGAAATCCTGTTGTTACTTGTTTGTTTGAATGCGGGAAAAACACCGATATGATCTCATTTTGTGTTTTGCAAATTGATGATATTATTGAGAAAACTGTAAAGAAAATGAATGATACTCAGAATCCAGAAGTAGACAAATGCACAATTAGTAAATGCTTTCATTGCTGTTGCtgctag
- the LOC132394192 gene encoding sialidase-4-like isoform X5, with product MACSDSLCKTDLFKKSTGTGGFRIPALLHIPDSNILLAFAESRRGPKDESADLLYLRCCEYNKSSEDFQWEDAKPIQSAQLGNCRSMNPCPVYEKKKKTVFLFFIAVEGSTSEQEQIRSQKNAAQLCYVTSVDNGQTWGDIINLTDNGAKAEPCIGVTINTWATFALGPGHGIQLNSGRLVIPANAHVVESNEIGVRAFTFYSDDGGKCWEIGKFISGEECGECQVVSLDQANGSSGQALIYCNARNNKADKNQYRVEAFSNDGGKTFTEGKLVTQLAEYSAGCHGSIISFPASDISHIQNYPDLVTYHTQKGGDASNFDVMLFSHITNSNPRRDLGIYLCTYSGDPQTQTKPYPGDRLTWTNPWVFFPDESAYSELAFVKLPEERNPVVTCLFECGKNTDMISFCVLQIDDIIEKTVKKMNDTQNPEVDKCTISKCFHCCCC from the exons ATGGCTTGTTCAGATTCTTTGTGCAAAACCGATCTGTTCAAGAAAAGCACAGGAACGGGTGGATTTCGAATTCCTGCACTGCTCCACATTCCAGACTCAAACATACTTCTGGCCTTTGCAGAGAGCAGACGCGGCCCCAAAGATGAAAGTGCTGACCTGTTGTACCTGCGATGCTGCGAATATAATAAATCTTCAGAAGATTTTCAG TGGGAGGATGCAAAACCTATCCAGTCTGCACAACTAGGGAATTGCCGATCCATGAATCCTTGTCCCGTCTAtgagaaaaaaaagaagacaGTCTTTCTCTTCTTCATTGCAGTCGAAGGATCAACATCAGAGCAAGAGCAGATCAGAAGTCAAAAAAATGCTGCACAACTTTGTTATGTTACTAGTGTCGACAATGGACAGACGTGGGGTGACATTATAAACCTAACAGACAACGGTGCCAAAGCAGAGCCTTGTATAGGTGTCACCATCAATACATGGGCAACATTTGCCCTGGGTCCAGGCCACGGTATTCAGCTAAACAGTGGACGTCTTGTTATCCCTGCCAATGCTCACGTGGTAGAGTCCAATGAAATCGGGGTACGGGCTTTCACTTTCTACAGTGATGATGGTGGGAAGTGCTGGGAAATTGGCAAATTTATATCTggggaggagtgtggggaatgtCAGGTGGTGTCATTGGATCAAGCCAATGGATCCAGTGGGCAGGCTTTAATATATTGCAATGCTCGGAACAATAAAGCAGATAAGAATCAGTATCGGGTGGAAGCCTTCAGTAATGATGGTGGGAAAACCTTCACAGAAGGGAAACTGGTGACACAGCTGgctgaatattcagcaggttgcCATGGCAGTATCATCAGTTTTCCTGCCTCAGACATTTCACATATCCAAAACTATCCTGACCTTGTAACGTACCACACTCAAAAGGGAGGTGATGCTTCAAATTTTGACGTTATGTTGTTCTCACACATCACAAACTCCAACCCACGGAGGGATTTAGGAATTTACCTTTGTACTTATTCTGGTGACCCTCAAACCCAGACAAAACCTTATCCTGGTGACCGTCTTACCTGGACAAACCCTTGGGTCTTTTTCCCTGATGAAAGTGCCTACTCAGAACTGGCATTTGTTAAACTTCCAGAGGAAAGAAATCCTGTTGTTACTTGTTTGTTTGAATGCGGGAAAAACACCGATATGATCTCATTTTGTGTTTTGCAAATTGATGATATTATTGAGAAAACTGTAAAGAAAATGAATGATACTCAGAATCCAGAAGTAGACAAATGCACAATTAGTAAATGCTTTCATTGCTGTTGCtgctag